The following are encoded in a window of Vibrio sp. SCSIO 43136 genomic DNA:
- the gcvT gene encoding glycine cleavage system aminomethyltransferase GcvT, with protein MTQLLTTPLHTLHVEAGAKMVPFAGYDMPVQYALGVKKEHLHTRDAAGLFDVSHMGQLKLHGADAAKALEALVPVDIIDLPVGTQRYAFFTNENGGIMDDLMVANFGEYLFVVVNAACKAQDIAHLKANLPESVELELVEDRALLALQGPKAVDVLSQLNPAVSDMVFMDAREIELLGETCLVSRSGYTGEDGFEISVSATNAPSLAKALLEFEQVEWIGLGARDSLRLECGLCLYGHDLDTETTPVESSLLWGISKVRRNGGERVGGFPGADIILEQIETKNVARKRIGLVGQTKAPVREGAKLFDASNNEIGVVTSGTAGPNAGKPVSMGYVTPEFAAIGTEVYAEVRGKMLAMTVEKMPFVPQRYYRG; from the coding sequence ATGACTCAACTACTTACAACACCTTTGCACACTCTTCACGTAGAAGCAGGCGCAAAAATGGTTCCTTTTGCAGGTTACGACATGCCTGTGCAGTACGCACTAGGGGTTAAAAAAGAACATCTTCATACTCGTGATGCTGCTGGTCTTTTTGATGTTAGTCATATGGGACAGCTTAAGTTACATGGCGCAGATGCCGCCAAAGCGCTGGAAGCACTAGTACCTGTTGATATTATTGATCTCCCTGTTGGCACTCAGCGTTACGCCTTCTTTACCAATGAAAACGGCGGCATCATGGATGATTTGATGGTTGCCAACTTTGGAGAGTACTTGTTTGTGGTCGTTAACGCAGCATGTAAGGCGCAAGACATCGCTCACCTGAAAGCAAACTTGCCCGAATCTGTAGAACTTGAATTAGTAGAAGACAGGGCACTGCTAGCACTACAAGGACCTAAAGCGGTAGATGTGCTTTCTCAATTAAACCCTGCCGTGAGTGACATGGTGTTTATGGATGCTAGAGAAATTGAATTGCTTGGCGAAACCTGCCTTGTAAGTCGCTCAGGCTACACGGGTGAAGATGGTTTTGAAATTTCTGTTTCAGCAACCAACGCTCCATCGTTGGCAAAAGCACTGTTGGAGTTTGAACAAGTTGAGTGGATTGGCTTAGGTGCTCGTGACTCGTTACGACTAGAGTGTGGCCTGTGTCTGTATGGTCATGACCTCGATACAGAAACGACGCCAGTTGAGAGCAGCTTGTTGTGGGGTATTAGTAAGGTGCGACGCAATGGTGGTGAGCGTGTGGGAGGTTTCCCAGGTGCTGACATTATTCTAGAGCAGATTGAGACTAAAAATGTTGCTCGCAAGCGTATCGGTTTAGTAGGCCAAACTAAAGCACCAGTGCGAGAAGGCGCTAAGCTTTTTGATGCAAGTAATAATGAAATTGGTGTAGTGACCAGTGGCACAGCAGGACCAAATGCAGGCAAACCAGTTTCCATGGGCTACGTTACGCCTGAATTCGCAGCAATTGGAACGGAAGTTTATGCTGAAGTACGTGGCAAGATGCTGGCGATGACGGTGGAAAAAATGCCATTTGTCCCACAACGTTACTACCGCGGTTAA
- a CDS encoding serine protease, protein MKCQLLLASLIGCALSGAASATDEVSTFIINGTDATASNYPYFASLYYDTRWMGGYAANYCGATIIDANHVLTAAHCVTDDSVSQYTRIAIQVQSESNPDAVETAWASEFYRHPDYVDSSSVLWPNDIAIIKLATPLSTAGIAATLGVDADKANYSNSSTNFTIIGHGDTWHNGVNQGDDNDSLEETTVSYYVGCTEPGAVETPTRAICVQGAIVNGARRSGCNGDSGGPLIWQDTANSQTKVVGITSYGATQCGTTAATISGVYTEIATYTDWINGIVNGSSSQQPDYTVTTDGRTDASYDTTSGGAGSLGVLALLGLVGFGALRRR, encoded by the coding sequence ATGAAATGTCAATTGTTGCTAGCCTCATTGATTGGTTGCGCACTAAGTGGGGCAGCATCAGCGACTGATGAAGTCTCTACCTTCATTATTAATGGTACAGATGCAACCGCCAGCAATTACCCGTATTTTGCGAGCCTTTATTACGATACTCGTTGGATGGGTGGGTACGCCGCAAACTATTGCGGTGCCACTATCATCGATGCAAATCATGTGCTGACAGCGGCGCACTGTGTCACTGACGATAGTGTTAGCCAGTACACAAGAATTGCTATTCAGGTCCAAAGCGAAAGCAATCCCGATGCGGTAGAAACGGCTTGGGCATCAGAATTTTACCGTCACCCCGACTACGTCGATAGCAGCTCAGTGCTTTGGCCAAATGATATTGCGATCATTAAGCTTGCTACACCGTTGAGCACCGCAGGTATTGCCGCAACACTTGGTGTCGATGCAGACAAAGCCAATTACAGTAACTCTTCAACTAACTTCACCATCATCGGACATGGTGATACTTGGCACAATGGTGTAAATCAAGGTGATGACAACGACTCGTTAGAAGAAACTACCGTATCTTATTATGTTGGTTGTACTGAACCAGGAGCTGTTGAGACGCCAACCCGAGCAATCTGTGTACAGGGCGCAATCGTCAATGGAGCGAGACGTTCGGGTTGTAACGGTGACTCCGGCGGCCCACTGATTTGGCAAGACACTGCCAATAGCCAAACCAAAGTTGTCGGGATCACCAGTTATGGTGCGACTCAATGTGGCACTACCGCAGCGACCATTAGCGGTGTCTACACTGAAATTGCTACTTATACTGATTGGATTAACGGTATCGTGAATGGTTCAAGCAGTCAGCAACCAGATTACACGGTGACTACTGATGGTCGTACTGATGCAAGTTATGACACGACCTCAGGCGGCGCAGGTAGCTTAGGTGTGCTTGCATTGCTTGGGCTGGTTGGTTTTGGAGCGCTTCGCAGAAGATAA
- a CDS encoding serine protease — protein MKRRYMLASIAAGLMAGSVLASEDVAPMIINGTEANASDYPYFASLYYDLRGQGGYAHNYCGATVIDEYHVLTAAHCVLDKDYNEKTKIALQVQDENYPDAVETAWASEFYLHPFYVDGFNALWANDIAIIKLATPLKTPNIKATFGVDADRTNYSTGSAQLTILGHGDTWSGHYYNEDYSDSLESAQVSFLEMCTEQGAIETPSRSICVTGEVVGSKRKAPCTGDSGGPLVWQDTDNNVTKIIGVTSYGPSVCGWQGEQLAGVYTEIATYTDWIDGIVSGTSDQQPYYVVGSAGGDSSSGGGSLGWLALLGLFGLGFWRRN, from the coding sequence ATGAAACGTCGATATATGTTGGCTTCAATTGCCGCAGGGTTAATGGCAGGAAGCGTATTGGCTTCTGAAGATGTAGCACCAATGATAATCAATGGGACAGAAGCAAATGCCAGCGACTACCCGTACTTTGCTAGCCTCTACTATGATCTTCGTGGCCAAGGAGGCTATGCGCATAATTATTGTGGTGCAACTGTTATCGATGAATATCATGTGCTAACTGCCGCCCATTGTGTCTTAGACAAAGATTACAATGAGAAGACAAAAATTGCGTTACAAGTCCAAGATGAAAACTATCCCGATGCGGTAGAAACTGCTTGGGCGTCTGAATTCTATCTACACCCATTCTATGTCGATGGTTTTAATGCGCTTTGGGCAAATGATATTGCCATCATAAAGTTAGCCACGCCACTTAAAACCCCAAATATCAAGGCTACTTTTGGTGTGGATGCCGATCGAACAAACTACAGTACAGGCTCGGCGCAGCTGACAATTCTAGGCCATGGGGATACATGGAGTGGTCACTACTATAATGAAGACTACAGCGATAGTTTAGAGTCTGCGCAAGTCAGTTTTTTAGAAATGTGTACAGAACAGGGCGCAATAGAAACACCATCAAGATCTATCTGTGTTACGGGAGAGGTGGTAGGAAGTAAGCGCAAAGCACCATGCACTGGAGACTCAGGTGGACCGCTGGTCTGGCAAGATACAGACAACAATGTTACCAAGATCATCGGGGTGACGAGTTATGGTCCATCAGTTTGTGGTTGGCAGGGAGAGCAGCTTGCAGGCGTTTACACTGAAATAGCGACATATACTGATTGGATTGATGGCATTGTCTCTGGGACTAGTGACCAACAGCCGTATTACGTGGTTGGGTCAGCAGGGGGAGATAGCAGCAGCGGCGGCGGTAGCTTAGGCTGGTTAGCACTGTTAGGCTTATTTGGATTGGGGTTCTGGCGTAGGAACTGA
- a CDS encoding trypsin-like serine protease, with product MRRSVFSGCLAFALAQGSALALEVEPYIVNGSQATINEYPYMANLIYDRRDDLRFYGNYCGATILDEWHVLTAAHCLTDKTYNDHTTVVLQMEKDSDFYRAQKIPAEKFYWRDDYRDGSASLWANDIAIIKLEYAIQGISSNNFVRLPASGDAANYRTSNASFVALGHGNTSNGRDNSSQLLQVNLSYVSSATCSTFGRINASHLCTSGDYSAITGLRGGICQGDSGGPLVWFDGNVYRQIGIASFGPSTCGNSGSSAQGVFTEVLDYVDWIGNVIAGNVPAQYTVGGELPTIVSTPMGDSSSAGAISWLSLLAVFFAAHRRQKKGALPR from the coding sequence ATGCGTCGATCTGTATTTAGTGGATGTTTAGCTTTTGCATTGGCACAGGGTAGTGCGTTGGCTCTGGAAGTTGAGCCGTATATCGTCAATGGTAGTCAGGCGACCATTAACGAATATCCGTATATGGCGAACCTCATCTATGACCGCAGAGACGATTTGCGTTTCTACGGTAATTATTGCGGGGCAACCATTCTAGACGAATGGCATGTATTGACGGCGGCGCATTGTTTAACCGACAAAACTTACAACGATCACACCACTGTTGTCTTACAGATGGAAAAAGACTCAGACTTCTATCGCGCCCAGAAAATTCCAGCTGAAAAATTCTATTGGCGAGATGACTATCGGGATGGCTCTGCCAGTTTATGGGCTAATGACATAGCTATTATTAAGCTTGAATACGCAATTCAAGGTATCTCCTCCAATAACTTCGTACGACTACCAGCGAGCGGTGATGCTGCTAACTATCGTACCTCTAACGCATCATTTGTGGCGCTTGGTCACGGTAACACATCCAACGGTCGAGATAATTCATCGCAGCTTTTACAAGTTAATTTAAGTTATGTTTCCTCTGCTACTTGCAGCACCTTTGGCCGAATAAATGCATCGCACCTTTGCACTTCTGGCGACTACAGTGCAATCACCGGATTACGTGGCGGTATATGTCAGGGAGACTCAGGTGGCCCTTTGGTTTGGTTTGATGGCAATGTGTATCGACAGATAGGCATCGCAAGCTTTGGCCCTTCAACTTGCGGAAATTCAGGCTCTAGTGCTCAAGGGGTGTTTACCGAAGTATTGGATTATGTGGACTGGATAGGAAACGTTATCGCCGGGAATGTGCCAGCACAATACACTGTTGGAGGCGAGCTACCAACGATTGTCTCGACACCAATGGGTGACTCATCTTCCGCAGGGGCTATCTCATGGCTGAGTCTATTGGCAGTGTTCTTTGCGGCACATAGACGGCAGAAAAAAGGTGCTCTGCCTCGATGA
- a CDS encoding DUF3015 family protein: MRKFVILLMLFSAPSMANLWKSCGIGHWIAGPTWNGYLAITTNVTWDLGTTATTSNSLSPGTCAGPFWSAATFIKDTYPKLEEDTAQGQGEHLMAMLDIFGCDLDARPEVVNQIRTQFSDIVTSPNYEQLDQLEKAENYYYMIEETMPQFAGQCSAV; encoded by the coding sequence ATGAGAAAATTCGTTATTTTGTTGATGCTCTTTTCAGCGCCGAGCATGGCTAATTTATGGAAGTCCTGTGGTATCGGCCATTGGATCGCCGGGCCAACATGGAATGGCTATCTCGCCATTACCACCAACGTCACTTGGGATTTAGGTACAACCGCAACCACATCTAACTCTTTATCGCCAGGCACTTGTGCCGGGCCATTTTGGTCTGCGGCAACCTTTATCAAAGATACCTACCCAAAATTGGAAGAAGATACTGCGCAGGGCCAAGGTGAGCACCTAATGGCAATGCTGGATATTTTTGGTTGTGATCTCGACGCTCGTCCTGAAGTCGTGAATCAAATTCGAACTCAATTTAGTGACATTGTCACATCTCCAAATTACGAACAGTTAGATCAGTTAGAGAAAGCTGAAAATTACTATTACATGATCGAGGAAACTATGCCGCAGTTTGCGGGCCAATGTAGTGCGGTTTAG
- a CDS encoding DUF4105 domain-containing protein, which translates to MLAVIGSTVSFFISASQSISELATGPQWHSLLHIESGDASIYNDEFYLSQTRDPELELLATISAFQQPASGSIDSHPLCRFPARRLWLENKTGLQFPSLNCQQFKQWKDENQTTSFSLVFVTGYLGNPASFFGHLLVKMNDQNGGETDLFDTSINYGANADRDDNPVKYVTYGLFGGYDASFSDVDYYQLEYSYAENEQRELWEYELNLTEEEVALLEAHLWELQGMRFRYLFLSANCASQIAKLFDIVLNEPLLKSGQPWDMPLDVFKSIVNIEHHGEPLVRSVNKRTSKFTRIHDKYLALSEQEQAMTQKLVKSPADLNAEQFDRLAVESKQKIISLLFDYYELAIGYHGEASAKKIKQSLLVKSLSLPAANIDWPERKTEPPHEAQNPNRIALAAGMAEKPYLSLNYRAGYYDFLARSAARYPNSNAVFFSTEVRFDQDNLWLQRFDLFDVTTLNIIDVPLFEESRWAWRSKLSVEQASLETRDDLRTRFYAGIGWAGQRSLSWYMIPNLMVDFAYIDQSRIGADLGLIYLTEAWKSHLLVHPWLDGSNQRNVKVSFDNRYGDSVDWDIRFIIEYDQMAQASIGYSHYF; encoded by the coding sequence TTGCTGGCAGTCATAGGCTCTACTGTCAGTTTTTTTATTAGCGCTAGCCAGAGCATATCTGAACTTGCCACTGGTCCTCAGTGGCACAGTTTATTGCACATAGAGTCTGGTGACGCATCTATCTATAATGATGAATTCTACCTTTCACAAACTCGAGACCCAGAGCTGGAACTGCTGGCAACGATATCTGCATTTCAACAGCCCGCATCTGGCTCCATAGACTCACATCCCCTTTGCCGCTTTCCTGCTCGTCGATTATGGCTAGAGAACAAAACGGGTTTACAATTCCCTTCACTCAATTGTCAGCAATTTAAACAATGGAAAGATGAGAACCAAACGACTTCATTTAGCCTAGTGTTTGTTACCGGATACCTCGGTAATCCTGCTTCATTTTTCGGTCATCTATTGGTCAAAATGAATGATCAAAATGGGGGGGAGACAGACCTGTTTGATACCAGCATCAACTATGGAGCGAATGCAGACCGAGATGATAATCCGGTCAAATATGTCACTTATGGTCTGTTTGGTGGTTATGACGCAAGCTTTAGCGATGTTGATTATTACCAATTAGAATACAGCTACGCCGAAAATGAACAGCGAGAACTTTGGGAATACGAGCTTAACTTAACCGAAGAAGAGGTCGCGCTGCTAGAAGCTCATCTATGGGAGCTTCAAGGGATGCGTTTTCGCTATCTGTTTTTATCGGCTAACTGCGCAAGTCAAATTGCTAAACTTTTTGACATTGTGCTTAATGAACCACTATTAAAAAGCGGGCAGCCTTGGGATATGCCGTTGGATGTCTTTAAATCGATCGTAAATATTGAGCATCATGGAGAGCCTTTAGTGCGTTCGGTAAATAAGCGCACATCAAAATTCACTCGAATACACGATAAATATCTTGCCCTTAGCGAGCAAGAGCAAGCGATGACGCAAAAACTAGTAAAGTCTCCTGCTGATCTAAATGCTGAACAATTTGATCGTTTAGCAGTAGAGAGTAAACAAAAGATCATCAGCCTCTTGTTTGACTACTATGAGCTGGCGATTGGCTACCATGGTGAAGCATCAGCTAAGAAAATCAAACAGAGCTTATTGGTAAAAAGCTTGAGCCTGCCAGCGGCAAATATCGATTGGCCTGAGCGCAAGACCGAACCACCTCATGAAGCCCAAAATCCGAATCGAATAGCGCTCGCAGCAGGGATGGCGGAAAAGCCCTACCTCTCCTTGAACTATCGTGCGGGGTACTATGACTTCTTGGCCCGTTCAGCTGCTAGGTATCCCAATTCTAATGCCGTGTTTTTCTCAACTGAGGTTAGGTTTGACCAAGACAATTTGTGGTTACAGCGCTTTGATCTGTTTGATGTCACTACCTTGAATATTATTGATGTACCACTGTTTGAGGAAAGTCGGTGGGCGTGGCGTTCAAAGCTCAGCGTCGAGCAAGCCAGCTTGGAGACTCGCGATGATCTGCGTACTCGGTTCTATGCTGGTATCGGTTGGGCGGGGCAACGAAGCTTATCTTGGTATATGATCCCAAATTTGATGGTGGACTTTGCCTACATTGACCAATCCCGAATAGGGGCTGATTTAGGTTTGATTTATCTCACCGAAGCGTGGAAATCTCACCTATTGGTACACCCTTGGTTGGATGGAAGTAATCAAAGAAATGTGAAAGTTAGCTTTGATAACCGCTACGGTGATAGTGTCGATTGGGATATTCGCTTCATAATCGAGTATGACCAAATGGCGCAAGCGTCCATCGGTTACTCTCATTACTTTTAG
- a CDS encoding nitrous oxide-stimulated promoter family protein codes for MTDEILKGALAIEFKTVDAMVSIYCRDHHGTVDGQCDQCKELLEYAHTKLDRCPYGESKPACNKCPIHCYKPEPKEQMRLVMRYSGPRMLLPHPILSIRHLIKERKAVPSKPAAHQSNRAKRKRAATSD; via the coding sequence ATGACAGATGAGATCCTTAAAGGCGCTTTAGCGATCGAATTTAAAACAGTCGATGCGATGGTGTCTATTTATTGCCGTGATCACCATGGTACGGTGGACGGCCAATGTGATCAGTGTAAAGAGCTTCTTGAATATGCACACACCAAACTTGACCGTTGCCCTTATGGCGAAAGCAAGCCAGCTTGCAATAAATGCCCTATCCACTGCTATAAACCAGAACCAAAAGAGCAAATGCGCCTAGTGATGCGTTACTCTGGCCCGAGAATGCTACTACCGCACCCTATACTATCTATAAGGCATCTCATCAAAGAGCGCAAAGCCGTTCCCAGTAAACCTGCGGCTCATCAATCTAATCGTGCTAAGAGAAAACGCGCAGCGACGAGCGACTAA
- a CDS encoding diguanylate cyclase, with amino-acid sequence MGYNRPILSFSIVLVTCLALAWFILEPTPSIPTVTKANPVYSAQQMLKKLPHGQAILDLYEDSLAEPEKTFQALTKLKEQIDFTREPLYLAFLYRIEANIWLMKGNLGKSVTYGRKLLILGENSGDLWMQAQAKLDIAIGHVKQGAMKKAEPLLHKAIALAKQINERSVQVTAYNVLGIIHTIEGEMVRAQSYYHQGIDAGSDVSENRLLAQIYGNISLLYTQMTDWQQALNYVEKAIELYDEQEMQDPDTISVQYLTLTMVRTQFSQLDLAEQAYSKYLELSKNSLSNRVRMRAEYVHAQLLYAQNKTEQAFETMNRCLNNPEATKFKLELGLCQRIIGQLEMNTGKLEQAQVSLLNALENFTALRNEIDVIHTLNMLAKVSEMQGDYQRAYHYLADYQQHDKKYREKEKEERLEMEEINFFSHQQQNELALLRAEKYLAEARTAQEEIRTNLFLVLGLIVLATMLYQLYQMRKIRGVNQELSNTNVELSREATEDALTGLHNRRYLENFLQNVQTQDQKHDSRFTLALLDLDHFKSINDRYGHSVGDEVLKETSRRLNHAIRRGDLLVRWGGEEFLCFMEHGDASPTALIERLNIVINKAPFTTSIGPVDVTASIGAVSGASQKSLINNWQQYLSAADELLYEAKSNGRNQFFHRYI; translated from the coding sequence ATGGGATACAACAGGCCGATACTATCATTCAGTATCGTATTGGTGACATGTTTGGCTTTGGCTTGGTTTATTCTGGAACCTACACCTAGTATCCCAACTGTCACTAAGGCTAACCCTGTCTACTCTGCCCAACAGATGCTTAAGAAGCTACCTCACGGCCAAGCTATTCTCGACTTATATGAGGACTCGTTGGCTGAGCCAGAAAAGACTTTCCAAGCATTGACCAAACTTAAAGAACAAATCGACTTCACTCGCGAGCCTTTATATCTCGCTTTCCTATATCGAATCGAAGCTAATATCTGGTTGATGAAAGGCAATTTAGGTAAGTCAGTTACCTACGGGCGAAAGCTACTGATCCTTGGTGAAAATAGTGGAGACCTTTGGATGCAAGCTCAGGCTAAGTTGGACATTGCCATCGGCCACGTCAAGCAAGGTGCGATGAAAAAGGCTGAACCGCTGCTGCACAAAGCCATCGCACTTGCCAAGCAGATCAATGAACGTTCCGTCCAAGTGACCGCCTACAATGTGTTAGGGATCATTCACACCATTGAAGGGGAAATGGTGCGTGCGCAGAGCTATTATCATCAAGGTATTGACGCAGGAAGTGACGTGTCGGAAAACCGTCTACTAGCTCAGATATACGGTAACATTTCCTTATTGTACACCCAGATGACGGACTGGCAGCAAGCACTCAACTATGTTGAAAAAGCCATTGAGCTTTATGACGAGCAAGAGATGCAAGACCCAGATACGATATCGGTACAGTATCTAACACTTACAATGGTACGCACGCAATTCAGCCAGTTGGATTTGGCTGAACAAGCCTATAGCAAATACCTTGAACTTAGCAAAAACAGTCTTTCAAATCGGGTAAGAATGCGCGCCGAATACGTGCATGCGCAACTGCTTTATGCTCAGAATAAAACTGAACAAGCTTTTGAAACCATGAACCGCTGCTTAAACAACCCTGAAGCCACAAAATTCAAACTCGAATTGGGCTTGTGCCAGCGCATCATCGGTCAGTTAGAGATGAACACCGGGAAATTGGAACAAGCTCAGGTTTCTTTACTAAATGCTCTCGAAAACTTTACCGCTCTACGCAATGAAATTGATGTTATCCACACGTTAAACATGCTGGCAAAAGTATCAGAGATGCAAGGTGACTATCAACGAGCATACCATTATCTTGCCGACTACCAGCAGCACGATAAAAAGTATCGTGAAAAAGAAAAAGAAGAACGTCTTGAGATGGAAGAAATTAATTTCTTCAGTCATCAGCAACAAAACGAGTTGGCACTGCTTCGTGCTGAGAAATATCTTGCCGAAGCCCGCACAGCTCAGGAAGAGATCCGTACCAATCTGTTTCTTGTGTTAGGGCTGATTGTACTGGCAACGATGCTCTATCAACTGTATCAGATGCGCAAAATCCGCGGGGTGAACCAAGAGTTATCCAATACCAATGTTGAACTCTCGCGCGAGGCCACCGAAGACGCATTGACCGGGCTTCACAACCGACGTTATTTGGAAAACTTTCTGCAAAACGTTCAAACCCAAGATCAGAAGCATGACTCTCGTTTTACCTTAGCTTTGCTAGACCTTGATCATTTCAAAAGCATCAATGACCGCTATGGGCACAGTGTCGGTGACGAAGTGCTTAAAGAAACTAGCCGTCGCTTAAACCACGCCATTCGACGAGGTGATCTACTGGTACGCTGGGGTGGTGAAGAGTTCTTGTGCTTTATGGAACATGGAGATGCATCGCCGACCGCTTTAATAGAAAGATTGAATATCGTCATCAATAAAGCGCCTTTTACTACGTCAATTGGGCCAGTTGACGTCACCGCGTCGATTGGTGCGGTCAGTGGCGCTTCTCAGAAATCTTTAATCAACAACTGGCAACAATACCTGTCCGCAGCTGATGAACTCTTATACGAAGCGAAATCAAATGGGCGCAACCAATTCTTTCACCGTTACATCTAG
- a CDS encoding DMT family transporter yields MNYLFPFLTVVIWSGNAIVNKLAVETIEPTAMSFYRWFFAVLILTPFCLPSVIRDWKTIRPYTMKLVALAALGMVLNQSLGYFAAVTTSASNMALITSLVPLLAVFFSLPLLGKKISMLSIVGAVISLAGLAFMLGHGDILFLFHNAATVGDGLMVLAALVYALYCVLIKRWTMPLTNWQFVYMQGVFAVAMLCPVWLTSDNIIPPAESAHLIAYAAVGASVIAPFLWVKAIDRIGADGAAMFMNLLPVITILFAAQLLDETITVFHLVGGLMVITGVMLSQIKLSKKTTATNSEAFNPNS; encoded by the coding sequence ATGAATTATCTCTTTCCTTTTTTAACTGTCGTCATTTGGAGTGGAAACGCCATCGTTAATAAACTTGCTGTTGAGACTATAGAGCCAACAGCCATGAGTTTTTACCGCTGGTTTTTTGCCGTCTTGATCTTAACACCTTTTTGCCTTCCTTCTGTGATCAGAGACTGGAAAACCATACGCCCATACACTATGAAGCTTGTCGCTCTAGCTGCTCTAGGTATGGTATTAAATCAGTCGCTAGGCTATTTCGCAGCAGTCACGACATCGGCTTCAAACATGGCTCTGATCACTTCGCTGGTACCTTTGTTAGCTGTTTTCTTTAGCCTGCCGTTACTGGGGAAGAAAATCTCTATGCTGAGCATTGTTGGGGCAGTCATCTCACTCGCAGGTCTTGCCTTTATGCTCGGCCACGGTGATATCCTGTTTCTATTCCATAATGCGGCCACTGTGGGGGATGGACTCATGGTGTTAGCGGCACTTGTCTATGCGCTTTACTGTGTTTTGATCAAACGCTGGACCATGCCACTAACTAATTGGCAATTCGTATACATGCAAGGCGTGTTTGCGGTTGCGATGCTTTGTCCGGTATGGCTCACCAGTGACAATATCATTCCACCAGCCGAGTCAGCTCATCTGATCGCTTACGCAGCCGTAGGTGCTTCAGTCATCGCCCCCTTCTTATGGGTGAAAGCGATAGACAGAATTGGCGCAGATGGAGCCGCAATGTTCATGAACTTGTTGCCTGTCATCACAATTCTCTTTGCTGCGCAATTGCTCGATGAGACGATCACTGTCTTCCATTTGGTCGGCGGACTAATGGTAATTACTGGTGTAATGCTTTCGCAAATCAAACTGAGCAAAAAAACCACTGCAACAAATTCGGAAGCATTTAACCCTAACAGCTAA
- a CDS encoding helix-turn-helix transcriptional regulator, whose amino-acid sequence MVRQDSQSPRIHPSISIDELPDQVYLNFDAFRSNTVTREHAHTWGQLQIIRGGMLELNAEGTRFLAPPHLAIWVPAGVMHHSFNRKPVDYCSLNIMAEHTSRLPTHTCLLGVTPILNAIIEDFRTRSISVAGTDQDKRLVQVLLDQLAMANIEQHFLPSSDHKLLAPILQGLEEDPTDGRTLAQWASQVHATERTVARYCQSELGMSFTEWRMRMRYLHSMDLLQKGRSVKETAFLLGYNQASPFITMFKRYAGITPEQYKLNKRAAN is encoded by the coding sequence ATGGTCAGACAAGATAGTCAATCTCCACGAATACACCCTTCCATTTCTATTGATGAACTGCCTGATCAAGTCTACTTGAACTTCGATGCATTTCGCTCAAACACTGTCACTCGCGAGCACGCTCATACGTGGGGTCAATTGCAAATAATACGAGGTGGAATGCTTGAGCTTAATGCGGAGGGTACACGTTTCCTTGCTCCTCCACATCTTGCCATTTGGGTACCAGCGGGAGTGATGCACCACAGTTTTAACCGCAAGCCTGTCGATTACTGTTCACTCAATATCATGGCAGAGCATACGTCTCGTTTGCCGACTCATACTTGCTTGCTCGGTGTGACGCCAATTCTAAATGCCATCATTGAAGACTTTCGTACTCGATCGATAAGTGTTGCTGGCACTGACCAAGATAAACGCTTGGTGCAAGTGCTATTAGATCAGTTGGCGATGGCTAACATTGAGCAGCACTTTTTACCTAGTAGTGATCACAAACTTCTTGCTCCGATCTTACAGGGGCTCGAAGAGGACCCTACGGATGGACGAACGCTTGCGCAATGGGCAAGTCAAGTGCACGCCACAGAAAGGACAGTTGCGAGGTATTGTCAAAGTGAGCTTGGGATGAGTTTCACCGAATGGCGTATGAGGATGCGCTACCTACATTCAATGGACTTATTGCAAAAGGGGCGGTCAGTAAAAGAGACAGCATTCTTGCTTGGTTACAATCAAGCGAGCCCATTCATCACTATGTTTAAACGCTATGCTGGAATAACACCAGAGCAGTATAAGTTAAACAAGCGCGCCGCTAATTAG